One Thermococcus eurythermalis DNA segment encodes these proteins:
- a CDS encoding NADH-quinone oxidoreductase subunit B family protein — protein MSIKVPADQNKTNVATSEREKLEKRIAQLCRFIGRSPWVFHVNSGSCNGCDIKIIAALTPRYDAERFGVKLVGSPRHADVLLVTGPVTDQSLERVKLVYEQTPDPKIVIAVGACPTGGSVFYESPFTNAPLSNVIPVDVYVPGCPPRPEAILHGVVLALEKLAKILKGEVPEGEEK, from the coding sequence ATGAGCATCAAGGTTCCCGCTGACCAGAACAAGACGAATGTGGCCACGAGCGAGCGTGAGAAGCTTGAGAAGAGGATAGCCCAGCTGTGCCGCTTCATAGGGAGATCACCATGGGTATTCCACGTGAACAGCGGCTCCTGCAACGGCTGTGACATCAAAATCATAGCCGCCTTAACGCCTCGCTACGACGCCGAGCGCTTTGGTGTCAAGCTCGTCGGCTCGCCGAGGCACGCCGACGTTCTCTTGGTGACCGGGCCCGTCACGGACCAGAGCCTCGAAAGGGTCAAGCTCGTCTACGAGCAGACCCCAGACCCCAAGATAGTCATAGCCGTCGGGGCCTGCCCAACAGGTGGCAGCGTGTTCTACGAGAGCCCCTTCACCAACGCACCGCTGAGCAACGTTATCCCGGTGGACGTCTACGTGCCGGGCTGCCCGCCGAGGCCCGAAGCTATCCTCCACGGCGTCGTCCTGGCACTCGAAAAGCTTGCTAAAATACTGAAAGGCGAAGTCCCGGAGGGTGAGGAGAAATGA
- a CDS encoding NADH-quinone oxidoreductase subunit C, translated as MGEVNDNANVEKITEEIKEPTKAEKVASAIAERFPNAQVEVRVNKWGRERVWVRIPREDYKALMKFIVELDPKAHYSIGIEQDYGEELGYMSHILLHYEDAPGVSLLVEVRAPKDDPVIPDISDVFPIATQYEREAAEMMGIVFEGIPDSRRLFLPDDFPEGIYPLRLDEKGISEETVKNAGHPYYIKGGGK; from the coding sequence ATGGGCGAAGTTAATGATAACGCTAACGTTGAGAAGATCACTGAGGAAATTAAAGAACCAACCAAGGCTGAGAAGGTCGCGAGTGCAATAGCGGAGCGCTTCCCAAACGCCCAAGTTGAGGTCAGAGTAAACAAGTGGGGGCGCGAGAGGGTCTGGGTGAGAATTCCTAGGGAAGACTACAAGGCGCTCATGAAGTTCATCGTTGAGCTCGACCCCAAGGCCCACTACTCGATAGGCATCGAGCAGGACTACGGCGAGGAGCTCGGCTACATGAGCCACATCCTCCTGCACTACGAGGACGCCCCGGGAGTTTCACTGCTCGTCGAGGTCAGGGCACCGAAGGACGACCCCGTCATTCCAGACATCAGCGACGTCTTCCCAATAGCGACCCAGTACGAGAGGGAAGCGGCCGAGATGATGGGCATAGTCTTCGAGGGAATCCCTGACAGCAGGAGGCTCTTCCTCCCGGACGACTTCCCGGAGGGCATCTACCCGCTCAGGCTTGACGAGAAGGGCATCTCTGAGGAGACCGTCAAGAACGCCGGACACCCGTACTACATAAAGGGGGGAGGTAAATGA
- a CDS encoding hydrogenase large subunit: MTEKVEYWVKVPIGPIHPGLEEPEKFILTLDGERIINVDVKLGYNLRGIQWIAYRRNYVQMMYLVERICGICSFSHNHTYSRAVEEAAGIEVPERAEYIRAIVGELERVHSHLLNLGVVGHDIGYDTVLHLTWLAREKVMDVLEAISGNRVNYSMVTIGGVRRDIDEKGKRLILDLIKYYRSIMPQIEEVFLHDPTIEARLRDAAVVSRRIAKEYGAVGPTARGSGLKVDARWSEGLGVYPDLGVKPVLPQDVTGEKPHGDVYDRTAVRIGEIHQSLEILEHALDQMPDGKIKAFPKDNVLVAKLKIMVDGEGIGRYEAPRGELVHYVRGKRGSDKPLRWKAREPTFPNLFTIAKGLVGNQVADVVVAIASIDPCLSCTDRVAVIQDGKRRVLTERDLIKASIEKTRELNPDVKGDPSPLGVGCVR; this comes from the coding sequence ATGACCGAGAAGGTCGAGTACTGGGTAAAGGTCCCAATCGGGCCAATTCACCCCGGCTTAGAAGAGCCCGAGAAGTTCATACTCACCCTCGACGGCGAGAGGATAATCAACGTTGACGTCAAGCTCGGTTACAACCTTCGCGGAATCCAGTGGATAGCGTACAGGAGGAACTACGTCCAGATGATGTACCTGGTAGAGAGAATCTGCGGCATCTGCTCATTCTCGCACAACCACACATACAGCAGGGCCGTCGAGGAGGCGGCAGGCATAGAGGTGCCTGAGAGGGCCGAGTACATACGCGCCATAGTGGGCGAGCTGGAGAGGGTTCACTCCCACCTGCTCAACCTCGGTGTTGTCGGCCACGACATAGGCTACGACACGGTTCTCCACCTCACATGGCTGGCGCGTGAGAAAGTCATGGACGTCCTTGAGGCAATCTCCGGAAACCGCGTGAACTACTCGATGGTGACCATAGGCGGCGTCAGAAGGGACATAGACGAGAAGGGCAAGAGGCTCATCCTCGACCTGATAAAGTACTACAGGAGCATAATGCCACAGATAGAGGAGGTATTCCTCCACGACCCGACAATTGAGGCCCGTCTGAGGGATGCGGCGGTGGTGAGCAGGCGCATCGCCAAGGAGTACGGTGCAGTCGGCCCGACCGCCAGGGGTTCCGGGCTAAAGGTGGACGCCAGGTGGAGCGAGGGGCTCGGCGTTTACCCGGACCTTGGAGTTAAGCCGGTGCTCCCGCAGGACGTCACCGGCGAGAAGCCGCACGGCGACGTTTACGACAGGACGGCGGTGAGGATTGGGGAAATCCACCAGAGCCTTGAGATACTCGAACACGCCCTCGACCAGATGCCGGACGGAAAAATCAAGGCCTTCCCTAAGGACAACGTCCTCGTCGCCAAGCTCAAGATTATGGTCGACGGGGAGGGAATCGGAAGGTACGAGGCCCCGCGTGGCGAACTGGTGCACTACGTCCGCGGAAAGAGGGGCTCGGACAAGCCGCTCCGCTGGAAGGCGAGGGAGCCGACCTTCCCGAACCTATTCACCATCGCCAAGGGACTGGTGGGCAACCAGGTCGCGGACGTCGTGGTTGCCATCGCCTCAATAGACCCGTGCCTCAGCTGTACAGACAGGGTTGCCGTGATTCAGGACGGAAAGAGGAGAGTCCTCACGGAGAGAGACCTCATCAAGGCCTCGATAGAGAAGACGCGCGAGCTCAACCCCGACGTTAAGGGAGACCCAAGCCCGCTCGGAGTGGGCTGTGTGAGGTGA
- a CDS encoding respiratory chain complex I subunit 1 family protein, which yields MDVMANIVYPVAGLIGIYAFVSLASLVWEGIDRKLVARMQRRVGPPLLQPIYDFLKLASKETIVPNTANYMFRAAPVLALATAIALLAYTPMGFEPLLSSRGDVIVFIYLLTLICFFKILGAISSGSPYAKIGAAREAAIMVSREPAMMLAIFAIMWRLGKLGVEKPFSMGVFYQHNIWEIGTPLSFVGAVILLYVFVIWLASEIEAGYFNIPDAEEEIAEGLLAEYSGRYLALLKLTKALKTYIAASLVVSIFFPWGIAGYLNLSGLSADIVNMLFHTLKVFILLFAVQSVFRATTGRLRVTQAVELLWKNVFPASLIGTLLIAMEVIM from the coding sequence ATGGACGTCATGGCAAACATCGTCTATCCTGTAGCAGGTCTGATAGGCATCTACGCCTTCGTCTCACTCGCTTCACTCGTCTGGGAGGGAATAGACAGGAAGCTGGTCGCGAGGATGCAGAGGAGGGTTGGCCCGCCGCTCCTTCAGCCCATCTACGACTTCCTCAAGCTGGCGAGCAAGGAGACAATAGTCCCCAACACCGCCAACTACATGTTCAGAGCGGCACCCGTGCTTGCCCTAGCGACAGCCATAGCACTCCTCGCCTACACCCCGATGGGCTTCGAACCACTGCTCTCAAGCAGGGGAGACGTCATCGTCTTCATCTACCTCCTTACGCTGATATGCTTCTTCAAGATACTCGGTGCAATAAGCTCTGGAAGCCCCTACGCGAAGATAGGTGCGGCGAGAGAAGCGGCGATAATGGTCTCCAGGGAGCCCGCAATGATGCTGGCCATCTTTGCGATAATGTGGCGCCTTGGAAAGCTCGGCGTCGAGAAGCCGTTCAGCATGGGGGTCTTCTACCAGCACAACATCTGGGAGATAGGAACCCCGCTAAGCTTCGTGGGTGCAGTGATACTCCTCTACGTCTTCGTCATCTGGCTGGCGAGCGAGATAGAGGCCGGATACTTCAACATCCCCGACGCGGAGGAGGAGATAGCAGAGGGGCTGCTCGCCGAGTACAGCGGGCGCTACCTGGCCTTACTAAAGCTCACGAAGGCCCTCAAGACGTACATAGCGGCGTCGCTCGTCGTGTCAATATTCTTCCCGTGGGGAATAGCGGGCTACCTCAACCTCAGCGGGCTTTCAGCGGACATCGTGAACATGCTCTTCCACACGCTCAAGGTGTTCATACTCCTCTTCGCAGTCCAGAGCGTCTTCAGGGCCACCACCGGCAGGCTCAGGGTGACTCAGGCCGTTGAGCTCCTCTGGAAGAACGTCTTCCCGGCCTCGCTCATCGGTACACTCCTCATAGCGATGGAGGTGATAATGTGA
- a CDS encoding 4Fe-4S dicluster domain-containing protein: protein MFRKPATNLFPKTEPVPVPENFRGQIKYNVDKCVGCRMCVTVCPAGVFVFLPEIRKVALWTGRCVYCAQCVDVCPTGALQISDNFLLASYDNYDDKFIPLKPEKVEEIKKKLEEQKKAKEKAKAEKKDSK, encoded by the coding sequence ATGTTCAGAAAGCCAGCCACCAACCTCTTTCCCAAAACAGAGCCAGTGCCAGTCCCCGAGAACTTCAGGGGGCAGATAAAGTACAACGTGGACAAGTGCGTCGGCTGCAGGATGTGCGTCACTGTCTGTCCGGCAGGAGTCTTCGTCTTCCTGCCCGAGATAAGGAAGGTCGCCCTGTGGACGGGCAGGTGCGTCTACTGCGCGCAGTGTGTCGACGTCTGCCCGACCGGGGCGCTCCAGATTAGCGACAACTTCCTGCTGGCCAGCTACGACAACTACGACGACAAGTTCATTCCGCTCAAGCCCGAGAAGGTCGAGGAGATCAAGAAGAAGCTTGAGGAGCAGAAAAAGGCAAAGGAAAAGGCCAAAGCTGAGAAGAAGGACTCAAAGTAG
- a CDS encoding ferritin-like domain-containing protein, whose protein sequence is MVVEILNEIRKLNERELLSYWIRGEYEEAETYLKLAERAKELGLPKEVYETFERLGKESKGHGDELYKIYRERYGEELVDVNIPSVEGTHVLGKFWKVEDLEDVLLNAMEAEKLAEAIYRKLAEETESEELKKVYLYLADIERGHHSALKALYEWRKKKGLL, encoded by the coding sequence ATGGTTGTGGAGATTCTAAACGAGATAAGAAAGCTCAACGAAAGGGAGCTTCTCAGCTACTGGATTAGGGGCGAATACGAGGAGGCCGAAACCTACCTCAAGCTCGCTGAAAGAGCAAAAGAGCTCGGCCTTCCAAAGGAGGTCTACGAGACCTTTGAGAGGCTTGGCAAGGAATCCAAGGGCCACGGCGACGAGCTCTACAAGATTTACAGGGAGAGGTACGGCGAGGAACTGGTTGATGTCAACATACCGAGCGTGGAGGGAACCCACGTCCTCGGAAAGTTCTGGAAGGTCGAAGACCTCGAGGACGTTCTCCTGAATGCTATGGAAGCTGAAAAGCTCGCGGAGGCGATTTACAGAAAGCTCGCGGAGGAGACTGAGAGTGAGGAGCTCAAGAAGGTTTACCTCTATTTGGCCGACATCGAAAGGGGACATCACTCTGCCCTAAAGGCCCTCTACGAATGGAGAAAAAAGAAGGGGCTACTTTGA
- a CDS encoding ferritin-like domain-containing protein encodes MFNIEEVIERLKGLGYEEALAYWIASEREEAEFYRQLAGRARDLGLPESLVETFLKLSRDSEKHAEELAKQFKLSFGREPSSDVPPLEVLPVLGKFERADQVREVLETAMESELIAMRAYQALAEKVGDEHLRELYLKLAEVEKGHYEALKREYERLGG; translated from the coding sequence ATGTTCAACATTGAAGAAGTCATCGAGAGGCTCAAGGGGCTGGGCTATGAGGAGGCCTTAGCTTATTGGATAGCGAGCGAGAGGGAGGAGGCGGAGTTTTACAGGCAACTTGCCGGGAGGGCGAGAGACCTTGGGCTTCCTGAGAGCCTCGTTGAGACGTTTCTCAAGCTCAGCAGGGACTCCGAAAAGCACGCCGAGGAGCTGGCGAAGCAGTTCAAGTTGTCATTTGGCAGGGAGCCTTCGAGCGATGTTCCACCGCTGGAGGTTCTCCCCGTCCTTGGGAAGTTTGAGCGCGCCGACCAGGTCAGGGAAGTTCTCGAAACTGCAATGGAGAGCGAGCTGATAGCGATGAGGGCGTACCAGGCGCTGGCCGAGAAAGTTGGGGACGAGCACCTGAGGGAGCTCTACCTCAAGCTCGCAGAGGTTGAAAAGGGGCATTACGAGGCCCTCAAACGGGAATACGAACGGTTGGGTGGTTGA
- a CDS encoding THUMP domain-containing protein, whose protein sequence is MILLVTAPPGREGAAILELEWALGDVRVRGTDWRGVLLAETPLSKDEALERLREFETQAIQRVVPLEIVVPAKWEEVEKAVLELGKRINGTFAVRAKVRGNKRLSQRELEIKLGSLLVERYGLKVNLSEPDYTVLVEVLGKRAGIGVVRKGEVLKFEVKD, encoded by the coding sequence ATGATTCTCCTTGTAACGGCACCCCCCGGCAGGGAAGGGGCCGCAATACTCGAACTTGAGTGGGCCCTTGGCGACGTCAGGGTTAGGGGGACGGACTGGAGGGGCGTTCTCCTTGCCGAGACGCCTCTCTCCAAAGATGAAGCCCTTGAAAGGCTCAGGGAGTTTGAGACGCAGGCAATACAGAGGGTTGTCCCGCTTGAAATCGTAGTCCCTGCGAAGTGGGAAGAGGTTGAAAAGGCGGTCCTTGAGCTCGGAAAGAGGATAAACGGGACTTTTGCAGTCCGCGCCAAAGTCCGCGGCAACAAGAGGCTCTCCCAGAGGGAGCTTGAGATTAAACTTGGCTCCCTTCTCGTCGAGCGCTACGGCCTCAAAGTGAACCTGAGCGAGCCCGATTACACGGTCCTCGTTGAGGTTCTCGGAAAGCGGGCGGGAATCGGCGTCGTCCGGAAAGGGGAGGTTCTCAAGTTCGAGGTAAAGGACTGA
- a CDS encoding AAA family ATPase, with the protein MEGLKLYQSYEVYGLSANPFEQLASEGISDVESIHVYQEVDMRLQMIVSEVIGNKSSIALSIVGPLGMGKTQRLKTLMKAIEENKGKAIYVKVDTNDILKLTRDIFYALRPPKSRTNIFLENLSKKLGFIDRLEKMLSDPKEYKSRDIAELLVEQMSKYPYCALLLDELENMQGAREQEKIQFFEMLRHFISTMPKGCIVAFACVPEAYEEYSRIFPAFFMRLHYEFKLRPMSLEETFELVKKRLNRVRIRDTDDPIYPFTEEAIKLIHQLGKGNPRQILRFLHYVLSEAAKHKFDPIDDYVVTTILEEPKSLEEYLMRIPKDYKDLVEAIVFEFNGGPVSYIQVAKTVKKPGMQVYDKLNELVRLGFLVGDPKGNYKVPDYVRKFLEEGQVEKLKGE; encoded by the coding sequence ATGGAGGGTCTTAAACTTTACCAGTCATACGAGGTCTACGGCCTCTCAGCTAACCCCTTTGAACAGCTCGCCAGTGAGGGGATAAGCGACGTCGAGAGCATTCACGTTTATCAGGAGGTGGACATGCGCCTCCAGATGATAGTCTCGGAAGTCATAGGAAACAAGAGCTCAATAGCGCTCAGCATCGTCGGGCCCCTCGGCATGGGCAAGACCCAGAGACTGAAGACGCTCATGAAGGCGATAGAGGAAAACAAAGGAAAGGCGATATACGTCAAGGTTGACACGAACGACATCCTCAAGCTGACGCGCGACATATTCTACGCGCTGAGGCCGCCCAAGAGCAGAACCAACATCTTCCTTGAGAACCTAAGCAAAAAGCTCGGCTTCATAGACAGGCTCGAGAAGATGCTCAGCGACCCAAAGGAGTACAAGAGCAGGGACATAGCCGAGCTTCTCGTCGAGCAGATGAGCAAATACCCATACTGCGCCCTGCTCCTGGACGAGCTCGAAAACATGCAGGGCGCAAGGGAGCAAGAGAAGATACAGTTCTTCGAGATGCTCAGGCACTTCATAAGCACGATGCCTAAGGGGTGCATCGTTGCCTTCGCGTGCGTCCCGGAGGCCTATGAGGAGTACAGCAGGATTTTCCCGGCGTTCTTCATGCGCCTCCACTACGAGTTCAAGCTCAGGCCGATGAGCCTTGAGGAGACATTTGAGCTCGTGAAGAAGAGGTTAAACAGGGTTCGCATAAGGGATACCGATGACCCAATATACCCCTTTACCGAGGAGGCAATAAAGCTCATCCACCAGCTCGGAAAGGGCAACCCGAGGCAGATTTTAAGGTTCCTGCACTACGTCCTGAGCGAGGCGGCGAAGCACAAGTTCGACCCGATTGACGACTACGTCGTGACTACAATCCTTGAGGAGCCCAAGAGCCTTGAGGAGTACCTCATGCGGATTCCAAAGGACTACAAAGACCTGGTGGAGGCCATAGTGTTTGAGTTCAACGGCGGGCCGGTAAGCTACATACAGGTGGCAAAGACCGTCAAGAAGCCGGGAATGCAGGTCTATGACAAGCTCAACGAGCTGGTAAGGCTCGGCTTCCTCGTGGGCGACCCCAAGGGCAACTACAAGGTTCCGGACTACGTCAGAAAGTTTTTAGAGGAGGGGCAGGTGGAGAAGCTGAAGGGTGAGTGA
- a CDS encoding metal-dependent hydrolase translates to MPNYDTHVLSGIVTYPAVVLMGELLKVYLHLPIELTTTALVLGYAFYVLGSDLPDIDHPDALIHRGSKPIVSVAVGSAVFLWAKDFVNLNPPWLNHVVSWLTGAFGGLAAWYLFTAIMPKHRGIVHSLLFAAIYGMLAFLLVNYGLGMSEGAGLYTGLSAFLGYTLHLLLDRSVKLV, encoded by the coding sequence GTGCCAAACTACGATACCCACGTGCTCAGCGGAATAGTGACCTACCCGGCAGTGGTGCTCATGGGAGAGCTCCTGAAGGTCTACCTCCACCTGCCCATCGAGCTAACCACGACAGCGCTGGTGCTCGGCTATGCCTTTTACGTCCTCGGGAGCGATTTGCCGGACATAGACCACCCCGACGCACTGATACACAGGGGCTCAAAGCCGATAGTGAGCGTCGCGGTGGGAAGTGCAGTCTTCCTGTGGGCAAAGGACTTCGTGAACCTAAACCCTCCCTGGCTCAACCATGTTGTTTCATGGCTTACCGGCGCCTTCGGGGGCCTCGCCGCGTGGTACCTGTTCACCGCGATAATGCCGAAGCACAGAGGAATCGTCCACTCGCTCCTCTTTGCGGCAATCTATGGAATGCTAGCGTTCCTCCTCGTTAACTACGGCCTCGGCATGAGCGAGGGTGCCGGCCTATACACAGGGCTCTCCGCGTTCCTCGGATACACCCTCCACCTGCTCCTCGACCGCTCGGTTAAGCTGGTATGA
- the trxB gene encoding thioredoxin-disulfide reductase, whose protein sequence is MFSLGGFSGGKDYENKTWDVLIIGAGPAGFTAAIYAARFGLETLIISKDIGGNMALTDLIENYPGFPEGISGSELASKMHEHVKKLGVDVVFDEVERIDPAECAYYEGPCKFVVKTKNGKEYKGRTIIIAVGAAPRKLHVPGEEEFTGRGVSYCATCDGPLFKGKKVIVVGGGNTALQEALYLKSIGVDVTLVHRRDQFRADKILQDRFKESGIPTILNTVVTEIKGTNKVEAVKLKNVKTGEEWEMEVDGVFIFIGYEPKTDFAKHLGITDDYGYIPVDMYMRTKVPGIFAAGDITNVFKQIAVAVGQGAIAANSAKEFLEEWKTKNGVE, encoded by the coding sequence ATGTTCAGCCTCGGAGGATTTTCAGGCGGAAAAGACTACGAGAACAAGACCTGGGACGTGCTCATCATCGGAGCGGGGCCAGCAGGCTTTACCGCGGCAATATACGCGGCGCGCTTCGGCCTTGAGACCCTAATCATAAGCAAGGACATCGGCGGAAACATGGCGCTGACCGACCTCATAGAGAACTACCCAGGCTTTCCAGAGGGAATCAGCGGCTCGGAGCTGGCAAGCAAGATGCACGAGCACGTCAAAAAGCTCGGCGTTGATGTCGTCTTTGACGAGGTCGAGAGGATTGACCCGGCGGAGTGCGCCTACTACGAGGGCCCGTGCAAGTTCGTCGTCAAAACGAAGAACGGCAAGGAGTACAAGGGGAGAACCATAATCATAGCCGTTGGAGCAGCGCCGAGGAAGCTCCACGTCCCCGGAGAGGAAGAGTTCACCGGAAGGGGCGTTTCCTACTGCGCCACCTGCGACGGCCCGCTCTTCAAGGGCAAGAAGGTCATAGTCGTCGGCGGCGGGAACACCGCGCTCCAGGAGGCCCTCTACCTCAAGAGCATCGGCGTTGACGTCACCCTCGTCCACAGGCGCGACCAGTTCAGGGCCGACAAGATACTCCAGGACCGCTTCAAGGAGAGCGGAATTCCAACCATACTCAACACCGTCGTCACGGAGATTAAAGGAACCAACAAGGTTGAGGCAGTTAAGCTGAAGAACGTCAAGACCGGCGAGGAGTGGGAGATGGAGGTTGACGGCGTCTTCATATTCATCGGCTACGAGCCGAAGACCGACTTCGCCAAGCACCTCGGCATAACCGACGACTACGGTTACATTCCCGTGGACATGTACATGCGCACGAAGGTTCCGGGCATATTCGCGGCCGGCGACATAACCAACGTCTTCAAACAGATAGCGGTAGCGGTCGGCCAGGGAGCCATCGCGGCGAACTCGGCTAAGGAGTTCCTCGAGGAATGGAAGACGAAGAACGGGGTAGAGTGA
- a CDS encoding ornithine aminotransferase translates to MVVRPNVKELPGPKAREVIERNFEYLAVTTQDPETLPIVIERGEGILVHDVDGNTFYDFGSGVGVLNVGHTHPRVVEAIKRQAEKFTHFALNDFFYENAVILANKLAELAPGDFPKKVVYQNSGAEANEAMMKLVKYGTGRKRFIAFYHAFHGRTQAVLSLTASKWVQQDGFFPTMPGVEHIPYPNPYRNPWHIDGYAEPDEPINRVIEFIEEYVFRHVPPEEVGAIVFEPIQGEGGYVVPPKNFFKELKKLADNYGILLADDEVQMGVGRTGKFWAIEHFGVAPDTIQFGKAIGGGIPLAGVIHRADIAFDKPGRHASTFGGNPVAIEAALEVVEIVKELLPHVQEVGDYLHKRLKEFEEKYEVIGDARGLGLAQAVEIVKSKDTKEKHPELRDKIVKEAVKRGLILLGCGDNSIRFIPPLTIQKEEIDVAMEIFEEALKAALK, encoded by the coding sequence ATGGTAGTTAGACCGAACGTTAAAGAACTCCCCGGACCAAAGGCAAGGGAAGTAATAGAGAGGAACTTTGAGTACCTTGCCGTGACCACTCAGGACCCCGAGACCCTCCCCATAGTTATAGAGCGCGGAGAGGGGATCCTCGTCCACGACGTTGACGGAAACACCTTCTACGACTTCGGAAGTGGTGTCGGCGTGCTTAACGTCGGCCACACCCACCCGCGCGTCGTTGAGGCCATAAAGAGGCAGGCCGAGAAGTTCACCCACTTCGCCCTCAACGACTTCTTCTACGAGAACGCCGTGATACTGGCCAACAAGCTCGCGGAGCTGGCCCCCGGCGACTTCCCGAAGAAGGTCGTCTACCAGAACAGCGGTGCCGAGGCAAACGAGGCAATGATGAAGCTCGTCAAGTACGGCACCGGCAGAAAGAGGTTCATAGCCTTTTACCACGCCTTCCACGGCAGAACTCAGGCCGTTCTTTCGCTTACCGCCAGCAAGTGGGTTCAGCAGGACGGCTTCTTCCCGACCATGCCGGGAGTCGAGCACATACCCTACCCGAACCCCTACAGGAACCCCTGGCACATTGACGGCTACGCCGAGCCCGACGAGCCAATCAACCGCGTTATTGAGTTTATCGAGGAGTACGTCTTCAGGCACGTCCCGCCGGAGGAGGTCGGCGCCATAGTCTTCGAGCCGATACAGGGTGAGGGCGGCTACGTCGTCCCGCCGAAGAACTTCTTCAAGGAGCTCAAGAAGCTCGCCGACAACTACGGAATCCTCTTAGCGGACGACGAGGTTCAGATGGGCGTCGGTAGGACCGGAAAGTTCTGGGCCATCGAGCACTTCGGCGTCGCCCCTGACACCATACAGTTCGGCAAGGCAATTGGCGGTGGAATCCCGCTCGCCGGTGTCATCCACAGGGCAGACATAGCCTTCGACAAGCCGGGCAGGCACGCCTCGACCTTCGGCGGCAACCCGGTTGCCATTGAGGCCGCCCTCGAGGTCGTCGAAATCGTCAAGGAGCTCCTGCCGCACGTCCAGGAGGTCGGGGACTACCTCCACAAGCGCCTCAAGGAGTTCGAGGAGAAGTACGAGGTCATCGGAGATGCCCGCGGTCTCGGTCTGGCCCAGGCCGTCGAGATTGTCAAGAGCAAGGACACCAAGGAGAAGCACCCAGAGCTCAGGGACAAGATCGTCAAGGAGGCCGTCAAGCGCGGTCTCATCCTGCTCGGCTGCGGTGACAACAGCATAAGGTTCATCCCGCCGCTGACCATCCAGAAGGAGGAAATCGACGTCGCAATGGAAATATTCGAGGAGGCCCTCAAGGCGGCCCTCAAGTGA
- a CDS encoding ECF transporter S component — MDETLVELSRYTPYAFAVAIVVFVLYLWLNRRKFRNVNVVAVAGVSTALVAVATRAINIPTPATGGYINLGDTMVMFVAMVFGPVIGTFAGGVGSALGDVISGYPGWAPVTLIIKGIEGLVVGYISQKFEGVGGLIVAGTVGGILMVSGYFLFEYYAFGFSNAYSELPGNLAQAVTGIIVGTGLANAIKKRYPEIESLL; from the coding sequence ATGGACGAGACACTGGTCGAGCTTTCGAGGTATACCCCCTATGCGTTTGCGGTTGCAATAGTGGTCTTTGTGCTCTATCTGTGGCTCAACCGCCGGAAGTTCAGAAACGTCAATGTTGTAGCCGTTGCAGGAGTTTCAACGGCGCTCGTTGCCGTCGCGACGAGGGCAATCAACATCCCCACGCCGGCCACAGGAGGATACATCAACCTCGGCGACACGATGGTCATGTTCGTCGCAATGGTCTTCGGGCCCGTGATTGGGACCTTCGCCGGCGGTGTGGGTTCGGCCCTTGGAGACGTTATATCCGGATATCCCGGCTGGGCACCGGTAACACTCATCATAAAGGGCATCGAGGGCCTCGTAGTCGGCTACATATCCCAGAAGTTCGAAGGCGTCGGGGGCCTCATAGTAGCTGGAACGGTAGGCGGAATACTCATGGTCTCAGGCTACTTCCTCTTCGAGTACTACGCCTTCGGCTTCAGCAATGCGTACAGCGAGCTCCCAGGGAACCTTGCCCAGGCGGTTACTGGAATAATCGTCGGAACTGGGCTTGCTAACGCAATAAAGAAAAGATATCCGGAAATCGAGAGCCTTCTTTAA
- a CDS encoding family 4B encapsulin nanocompartment shell protein, giving the protein MKNIEELKEVILKAIEELKKDDMNPDIMLAGPGFIEHARELLPSLGLKIYRIDELGYDAVIADSNYLSQIKKASRRISVEPFLEEERVWKELEKLDV; this is encoded by the coding sequence ATGAAGAACATTGAGGAGCTGAAAGAGGTCATACTCAAGGCCATTGAGGAGCTCAAGAAGGACGACATGAACCCGGACATAATGCTCGCTGGGCCAGGGTTTATCGAGCACGCCAGGGAGCTCCTGCCGTCGCTGGGCCTTAAAATCTACAGGATAGACGAGCTTGGCTACGATGCGGTGATAGCGGACTCAAACTACCTCAGCCAGATAAAGAAGGCCTCCCGCAGGATTTCAGTTGAGCCATTCCTTGAGGAAGAGAGGGTCTGGAAAGAATTGGAGAAACTGGACGTTTAA